From Pagrus major chromosome 2, Pma_NU_1.0, one genomic window encodes:
- the LOC141007614 gene encoding E3 ubiquitin/ISG15 ligase TRIM25-like isoform X2 gives MSAASCLLTEDQFLCSICLDVFTDPVTIPCGHNFCNTCITQHWNKNVKCQCPNCKKVFYRRPELQVNTFISEMAAQFRQSAQQKASSNSSEQQVSKPGEVPCDVCTGTKLKALKSCLVCLASYCETHLEPHLTMSGLKRHQLIDPVENLEGRMCTKHDKPLELFCQTDQMCVCVLCTYSDHKTHDVVPLKEEYEGKKAELGKTDAEIQQMIQKRQLKLQEMKRSVLLSKKDADREITAGLQVFSALKQSVERSQAELIDTIKEKQRKTEKQAEGFIKELEQEIFELKKRSSEVEQLSQSEDHLHLLQSFPSLNAAPPTKDWTEISVRPSSYEGTVVRAVAQLEETLSKQMKKLFEAEMKRVQQYAVDVTLDPVRPKPS, from the exons atgtctgctgccagctgtctgctgactgaggatcagtttctgtgctccatctgtctggatgtgttcactgaCCCAGTCACCATACCATGTGGACACAACTTCTGTAATACCTGCATCACTCAACACTGGAATAAAAATGTCAAGTGTCAGTGTCCCAACTGTAAAAAGGTTTTCTACAGGAGACCTGAGCTGCAGGTCAATACTTTCATCTCTGAGATGGCTGCTCAGTTCAGACAGTCAGCTCAACAGAAAGCCAGCAGCAACAGCTCAGAGCAACAAGTTTCCAAACCAGGAGAAGTtccctgtgatgtctgcactggaACCAAACTGAAGGCCCTGAAGTCCTGCCTGGTGTGTCTGGCCTCCTACTGTGAGACTCACCTGGAGCCTCATCTGACAATGTCTGGCCttaaaagacatcagctgatcgACCCTGTGGAGAACCTGGAAGGCAGGATGTGTACGAAGCACGATAAACCTCTGGAGCTGTTCTGTCAGACCGACCAGATGTGTGTCTGCGTGCTCTGCACCTATTCAGACCACAAGACACATGATGTTGTTCCTCTGAAAGAAGAATATGAAGGAAAGAAGGCCGAGCTGGGGAAGACAGATGCTGAAATTCAGCAGATGATCCAGAAGAGACAACTGAAGCTTCAGGAGATGAAGCGGTCAGTGCTGCTCAGTAAGaaagatgcagacagagagataacaGCTGGTCTTCAGGTCTTCAGCGCTCTGAAGCAGTCTGTTGAGAGAAGCCAGGCCGAGCTCATCGACACcatcaaagagaagcagagaaagacagagaaacaggctgaaggcTTCATCAAAGAGCTGGAACAGGAAATCTTTGAGCTgaagaagagaagctctgaggtggagcagctctcacagtctgaagaccacctccacctcctccaaagCTTCCCATCACTGAACGCTGCTCCACCCACCAAGGACTGGACAGAAATCAGTGTCCGTCCATCTTCATATGAGGGGACTGTGGTGAGAGCTGTggctcagctggaggagacgctcagtaaacagatgaagaagCTGTTTGAGGCCGAGATGAAGAGGGTCCAGCAGTATGCAGTGGATGTGACACTTGATCCTGTGCGTCCCAAGCCAA GTTAA
- the LOC141007614 gene encoding zinc finger protein RFP-like isoform X1, producing MSAASCLLTEDQFLCSICLDVFTDPVTIPCGHNFCNTCITQHWNKNVKCQCPNCKKVFYRRPELQVNTFISEMAAQFRQSAQQKASSNSSEQQVSKPGEVPCDVCTGTKLKALKSCLVCLASYCETHLEPHLTMSGLKRHQLIDPVENLEGRMCTKHDKPLELFCQTDQMCVCVLCTYSDHKTHDVVPLKEEYEGKKAELGKTDAEIQQMIQKRQLKLQEMKRSVLLSKKDADREITAGLQVFSALKQSVERSQAELIDTIKEKQRKTEKQAEGFIKELEQEIFELKKRSSEVEQLSQSEDHLHLLQSFPSLNAAPPTKDWTEISVRPSSYEGTVVRAVAQLEETLSKQMKKLFEAEMKRVQQYAVDVTLDPVRPKPSQSNQGNDCRCVLSKKGFTSGRFYFEFQVKTWSVWTLGVARKSLRRTGKIQLSPRNGYWTVCRMCQGGYFAPADPPVCLSLRSQPDKVGVFVDYDEGLVCFFDVDAATLIYSFTGCHFTAKLYPFLSPCPNDDFETHTQKGPCNMM from the coding sequence atgtctgctgccagctgtctgctgactgaggatcagtttctgtgctccatctgtctggatgtgttcactgaCCCAGTCACCATACCATGTGGACACAACTTCTGTAATACCTGCATCACTCAACACTGGAATAAAAATGTCAAGTGTCAGTGTCCCAACTGTAAAAAGGTTTTCTACAGGAGACCTGAGCTGCAGGTCAATACTTTCATCTCTGAGATGGCTGCTCAGTTCAGACAGTCAGCTCAACAGAAAGCCAGCAGCAACAGCTCAGAGCAACAAGTTTCCAAACCAGGAGAAGTtccctgtgatgtctgcactggaACCAAACTGAAGGCCCTGAAGTCCTGCCTGGTGTGTCTGGCCTCCTACTGTGAGACTCACCTGGAGCCTCATCTGACAATGTCTGGCCttaaaagacatcagctgatcgACCCTGTGGAGAACCTGGAAGGCAGGATGTGTACGAAGCACGATAAACCTCTGGAGCTGTTCTGTCAGACCGACCAGATGTGTGTCTGCGTGCTCTGCACCTATTCAGACCACAAGACACATGATGTTGTTCCTCTGAAAGAAGAATATGAAGGAAAGAAGGCCGAGCTGGGGAAGACAGATGCTGAAATTCAGCAGATGATCCAGAAGAGACAACTGAAGCTTCAGGAGATGAAGCGGTCAGTGCTGCTCAGTAAGaaagatgcagacagagagataacaGCTGGTCTTCAGGTCTTCAGCGCTCTGAAGCAGTCTGTTGAGAGAAGCCAGGCCGAGCTCATCGACACcatcaaagagaagcagagaaagacagagaaacaggctgaaggcTTCATCAAAGAGCTGGAACAGGAAATCTTTGAGCTgaagaagagaagctctgaggtggagcagctctcacagtctgaagaccacctccacctcctccaaagCTTCCCATCACTGAACGCTGCTCCACCCACCAAGGACTGGACAGAAATCAGTGTCCGTCCATCTTCATATGAGGGGACTGTGGTGAGAGCTGTggctcagctggaggagacgctcagtaaacagatgaagaagCTGTTTGAGGCCGAGATGAAGAGGGTCCAGCAGTATGCAGTGGATGTGACACTTGATCCTGTGCGTCCCAAGCCAAGTCAGTCTAATCAGGGTAATGACTGCAGATGTGTCTTATCCAAAAAGGGTTTCACTTCAGGAAGATTCTACTTTGAGTTTCAGGTTAAAACGTGGTCTGTGTGGACTTTGGGAGTGGCCAGAAAGTCTTTGAGGAGGACGGGAAAAATCCAGCTGAGCCCCAGAAATGGTTACTGGACTGTATGTCGCATGTGTCAAGGTGGGTACTTTGCCCCTGCTGACCCcccagtctgtctctctctgagatCTCAGCCTGACaaggtgggggtgtttgtggattatgaTGAGGGTCTGGTTTGCTTTTTTGACGTTGATGCTGCAACTCTTATTTACTCCTTTACTGGCTGCCACTTCACTGCAAAACTCTACCCATTCTTAAGTCCCTGTCCGAATGATGATTTTGAAACCCACACCCAAAAAGGTCCTTGTAATATGATGTGA